The DNA window CTGGAAACCGGCATTTCCTCCCCAAGAAAGGGTACTCAATAGTCTTGTAGGAAAACGAGGGGGTATCGATGTGAATATTAACCAATCCGTTTTCCCGTAAGCGTTTAAAAATTTTTAAATTAAACCCTTTATCTTGGATGAAGACCTCGTCTTTTATCAGCGGCTTCAAAAAGTCCACATACCGCCGTTTCAAGAATCTCGCGCCTATTCTGCCAATGCAAGGATCATCGGGAACCCGGTTCCGAACACTCATCACGGGAAGGCCGATTTCACGGAGAAAACGTTTGGCTACTCTGCTGCAAAAACAATGCCCATCAACCAACATTGCCCCTTTTTTCGCGGACAGTGCCGCTTGAAGGTTTTCAAGGCCTATTATCCGGGAGTTTTCCAATAGGTCCTTCCTTTCGAGCCGGTTGAGAATAATATCATCTATAGCTCGACAAACATGATTACGAAGGAACCGCTTGGACGTTTTCTTAATCTCCTCACTTGTTCTCTTGTCTTGAAAAGCCAACCTCAGTGCTGCATGCAGGGAGGGAATTTTGGGAATACACAGTGCCTGGTAGAGGCAAGCCAGTGGTATGCCAAACAAGCGAATCAGCTTGACTGGAAAAAACATGGAAAGCCACCTAAAAGGAAAAAGATAAAACAGGAATAGAAGATCTTTAGAGGTAAAAAGGGGCGTAATAGGATGAACACCCGGCGTTTGCAGGCTTTGTCCAACGGTTCCTATTGACTTCTTGTCAGTCGTCTGCTCCAGGATTCCCTCCTCTACACCCCCAAAAAGCCAATCTCGCAACGCTTCTATGCTGGACTTTGGAGCCCCTCCCACTTTTGCGAGTATTCACTGTGTAGTTCATCTGTCTTCAACATGTCAACTCCATCTGTATGGAACATCTTCGGCTTTCACCGGGTTAATCAATGACTACCGGTAGAACCTGCGGCACAACTCCAGAGAAATTTCCCCAATCCGACGCTCGATCTTGTCATAAGGAACTTTTTTGTGATATTTTAATAAAATAATCATATGGTACTTGCATTCCCACTTTACATGTGCTTGAGTTTTTCAATCTTCAAATGACAATGTCGAATGTGATTTCTAAACAGCCCTTGCCATATTCTCATAAGCAGATCCTTAGAATCGGTATTGACGGCCGTAGCCTGCAAGGCAACCGCAGGGGTGACGGACGTTATATTTTTGAACTTTGTCAACAGCTGGACGAACGCCTGCCTAATGCCCGGTTTTTTGTTTACAGTTCCATTCCAGTGGACATGCCTGTTTTTTCCAATCGTTGGATCCTGAGGGCCGATCGCTCAATATTGTCAAGACTTCCTCGTCTCCTGTGGCTGAAGCTTCGTGGATCATATCTTTGCAGGAAAGACCATTTGGATATTTTCTGGGGGACAAACATATTCTTGCCTTACCTGCCTGGCACGGTAAGAAAGGCGGTTACCGTATATGACCTGAGTCTTCGAGTCGCACCTGAAACCATCGTGACGACCCATCTATGGCTGGGTCGTTTTTTTTTCCTCAGAGATGTCCGTAAGGCGGATATCGTCCTTACTGTTTCAGAGGGGACTTCGTGGCGACTTTCTGATCTTGTTGGATACCAACCAACTGCCATTTCCCCCGCAGTCGGCAAGAGTTTCAGACATCAGACTAAAGGTAAAATCGAAGCCTGTCTTGCGATCTACGGCATTTCTTATCCCTACATACTCAATGTAGCTGTGTGGGAACCGAGAAAGAATCTTGAACTGCTGGTCAAAACATTCATCATTATGAAAAGGGAAGGGTTGCTATCTGGCCATAAATTGGTTTTAGTCGGCAAGAAAGGCTGGAGATGCGAACGTATTGCGACAATGGTCGCAAGTGATAGCGGGAAAAACGTTGTTTCTCTCGGTTATGTTCCGGACGATCATCTGCCGCCTCTTTACGCGGGGGCAGACGTATTTGTTTTCCCATCCACTTATGAGGGTTTTGGAATGCCCGTCCTTGAGGCAAGGGCGTGCGGAGCTCGAGTTGTCGCTTCTGACATACCCGAACTGCGTGAGGCAGGAGGAGAGGACGCCGTCTACGTCAAACCCACTGAAGAAGGTATCCGTAACGGGCTCCTCACCGCACTAAAGCAAGCCCCACGAAATCCAGGCCAATTGGCCCTTCCAACATGGCAACAAAGCGGTATGATCCTTGCTAATGCCTTGTGCGGAAAAGAAGAGTGAATTCGTTCTTTCGTTGATGGAAATTCCAGGATCCTTGCTTATGAAGGCCGTCGTAGTCCATCACTGCAACTATCGAAAAAGTTCGAAAAGTGTAGTTCAGCCATGGGTAAATCTGTAGATTTGCCACAAACCAAAATCGTCTCCCTCTCGGTACCCGTGGGGGCCCATATCAACCACCTTGCGGTCGGCACCGCGCAAGGCTTTGTTGCCTCGGCCATATGCCTGCCCACAGGCATTCTGACGGCTGCCTTTCTCACCCGCCAACTCGGCCCCGTGGACTATGGTCTCCTAACCGTTGCCGCTACCATCGTTGTCTGGATTGAAACCACTATAACCATGGGCTTCAGCCGGACTGTTGTCAAATTCGTGGCCGAGACTGCGGGCTGGCAGTCAGCATCCACAAGGTTTCTGCAAGCCCAGCTTTTGGTCAGTCTCTTAGCAACCGTGCTTCTGGCAGTTGCTGCGCCAATCCTGGCTTCATGGTTGAGAGCATCTGAAATGTCCACCTATCTGAGGATCTATGCCTTGGGCATTCCCATCACTGCTCTGGGTGCAATTCATCAGTCGATCCTCATAGGCCGCGGACACTTCGGTCGCCGCGCCGTACTACCGGCTGCATACTGGCTGAGCCGAATGGTACTGGTCTTTTTGTTTGTTGGCCTGCGTCCGTCTGTCACTAATGCCATTCTGGCAAACATAGGTGCTGCTGTTGTTGTCCTGACCTGCGCACGCCGCTTTGTCAGTCCGGCCTTGCTGAAACATTCTGATTTTCCTTTTCGCAATCTATGGGACTATGCATGGCCTCTTTTTTTCTACACTGTGGGCATTAATCTGTTCAATGCTTTTGATATGCTTTTTGTAAAGGCCGTAGGTGGCATCCCCCAGGCAGCGGGGTTTTATGGAGCAGCAAAAAATCTTACTATTGTGCCGGCTCTGTTCGCCACATCATTCTCACCACTTCTGCTTGCAAAACTTGCCTATTTAAAGGCGGAAGACAACGGAGACGCTGCTCAAATCATGACCAGGCACACGATGCGTCTGGTGCTTTGCCTCTTGCCCTTCGCAGGGATGGCGGCTGGTGCGGCGCCAGAGGTGGTTACGGCAATCTACGGCGGGCCCTTCCTGCCTGCCGCCACGTTGCTGGCCTTTCTCATCTTCGCCGCCTTGGGACTAGCTATGATCACTGTAACTACTTCAACGCTAATCGCGGCGGGTCGG is part of the Deltaproteobacteria bacterium genome and encodes:
- a CDS encoding lysophospholipid acyltransferase family protein, translating into MFFPVKLIRLFGIPLACLYQALCIPKIPSLHAALRLAFQDKRTSEEIKKTSKRFLRNHVCRAIDDIILNRLERKDLLENSRIIGLENLQAALSAKKGAMLVDGHCFCSRVAKRFLREIGLPVMSVRNRVPDDPCIGRIGARFLKRRYVDFLKPLIKDEVFIQDKGFNLKIFKRLRENGLVNIHIDTPSFSYKTIEYPFLGRKCRFPAGFLRLAKVAGCPVVPMACIGNSAAFTIIFEEPFSMREMKDEESFLVANLGRLVEILETQILQHPDQWEFWVRL
- a CDS encoding polysaccharide biosynthesis protein, giving the protein MGKSVDLPQTKIVSLSVPVGAHINHLAVGTAQGFVASAICLPTGILTAAFLTRQLGPVDYGLLTVAATIVVWIETTITMGFSRTVVKFVAETAGWQSASTRFLQAQLLVSLLATVLLAVAAPILASWLRASEMSTYLRIYALGIPITALGAIHQSILIGRGHFGRRAVLPAAYWLSRMVLVFLFVGLRPSVTNAILANIGAAVVVLTCARRFVSPALLKHSDFPFRNLWDYAWPLFFYTVGINLFNAFDMLFVKAVGGIPQAAGFYGAAKNLTIVPALFATSFSPLLLAKLAYLKAEDNGDAAQIMTRHTMRLVLCLLPFAGMAAGAAPEVVTAIYGGPFLPAATLLAFLIFAALGLAMITVTTSTLIAAGRPGLPVMLTGPFVAVAPLAHFVLVPRFGPIGAAATTTGLAWLGAGACMLAVCRIWHVAPSAATLLRSLVVCAMAYTLAVLWPSPGVLLLLKLPAIGLVIVIAFLLLGEFNTKEIAFTHSMFHHGRG
- a CDS encoding glycosyltransferase family 4 protein; the encoded protein is MSNVISKQPLPYSHKQILRIGIDGRSLQGNRRGDGRYIFELCQQLDERLPNARFFVYSSIPVDMPVFSNRWILRADRSILSRLPRLLWLKLRGSYLCRKDHLDIFWGTNIFLPYLPGTVRKAVTVYDLSLRVAPETIVTTHLWLGRFFFLRDVRKADIVLTVSEGTSWRLSDLVGYQPTAISPAVGKSFRHQTKGKIEACLAIYGISYPYILNVAVWEPRKNLELLVKTFIIMKREGLLSGHKLVLVGKKGWRCERIATMVASDSGKNVVSLGYVPDDHLPPLYAGADVFVFPSTYEGFGMPVLEARACGARVVASDIPELREAGGEDAVYVKPTEEGIRNGLLTALKQAPRNPGQLALPTWQQSGMILANALCGKEE